AATATCCATTCGGGTTCAAGTTGCACAGATATGAAGGTCCAATATTCAGAGAGGGGGAAATGAAAATAGCATTTACGCCACGTCTTATATAAAGGAATCAAATAGCACATGTGGTTAACATCTTCATGTAGCTGAACAATTATTTAAGCAAATACCCAATGAAGTTTTGTATCAAATATGAAAGCCTACTGCAAGGAAGGTATTTTCTCCTCTAAAAATTGCACTTGGGTTAAGCTACTTAGTACAACAATGACGCAATCAGCAGACACTGACATGGTACTTGCACAGTATGGAAAGTACAAAGTGATTGAATGCACGGCGATGACACATTTGTGATTGCATATGTTGACTATATGAAGTTGAGTAATCCCCATCAGGGTCCCCCTCTTAAAAATCGCATGCCAGACTAGTTAATTTTACATCATCACTCGTAACTGGTACTGACACATGAGAATCCGACCAACCTCATTGCCGAAGAGGAACGCGGTGCTCCTGCGGAACGGGTGGGCCGTCACAGGCAGCGCGTCGTCGGTGATCTCCACGCCGCAAATGTCACACCCCCTCTCGTCCTGCAAGCAACAGCACACAGGAAGGTAAAAGAGGGGATTCGgaaaagggggctagggtttagggttcagGGAGAGGGCGTGGAGGTTTGGGGGATTTGGTGTGTCGGAGGTGGAGAGCAAATTGCCTTGAGGTAGGCGCAGGCGGTGGCGAGGGAGGTGAAGTGCCGGAAGCGGAGGTGGGAGGTGGATCCGTGGCTGCCGAAGGCGCTGACGTCGCGGCggccgaccaccaccacctccgccacgcCGAAGGCCGTCGCACTCCGCGCCAGCGTTCCCACGTTGTGCCGTTTGGCCACGTTGTGCACCACCACCACgctctccaccgccgccgtcgccccgctcgccgccgcaGCTGCCGCCATGGGAAAAAAAGTAGACGGAGGGGGGGAGGGGTGTCGCGAGCGATGCAAGCGGAAAGCTGCCCGTGTGTGCAGTTCTTCAGCCGACAAGCAGGCCCTACGAGTCAGCCCACCGCTGAGCTGTCATGCTCTTTGCTGGATTCGAGATCGATTTTATAGCTATGGTTCTACTTAAATTAAATTTAGAGCACCTATAAAAAAACTAGAGCACgtacaatggttgataaatcaGTCGTATCTTAGATCGTGTCTTACAACATCTGCAATTATAGTTTACAAATCTGAGTTCTTATATATTTGCGGACACATTCAGACGCTTTTGCGGAGAGCGTCCGATCATCCCTCATATCATACCCATTGTAACCATAGTCTCATTTCTAAATCCTTATTTTCATATGTAGCATTTCATCTACGTGCATAGCTAAAAACTAACAAACTAGCTACTCATGTCAATGACCTCATCGTTGGAGGTGTTGGCCTAGTGGTCATTGACGGCGGAACGAATCACCAACGCTTCCTCTTttcctaaaaaagaaaaaaaacacttcctcctcgtcctcctcatccGCGAAGACCTGCTCACACCAGTGACGGAGGCAGGGGACTTTTTCAGGTGTGGTGGAGTTTATAAAGGAGAAAACCATGTATTATAAAATCATAAAAGAAAACAAATTAATTAGAAGTTCATCAACCGTTGGGCGGCGGAGCTACGAGGCCGCTGTCATGCTGGGATGGTACCACAAGGCTGGCGCCGGTGTTGCGACAAGGGAAGACATGCTCTACGAGGCTGCACGGTAACGCCACGACAGCCTGCACCTGTTGCAGGTCTAGTTGTGGGGGCCTAAATTAGTGTTGGCATGGCGAGCTCGCCGATGTGAGGGTGATGGAAGTCAATGGCTGAGCTAGGCAGGATATTCAGGGGGAAAGCACAAATAATGGATGTTTGGGGGCCAAAGGCTATATTTTTTCAATCTAAACACCTCTTAAAAAAATTCTTCCTGTTTTTAATTAAGGCTGGGGGCCATGACCTCTACGACTCATAACGTAGCTCCGCCGATGATGGAAGTACATCACCACGGTGTCGTGAACAACAACCCTAGGAGCATCAAGCACAATAACAACGCACGTAATGCGGGGTAGGGAAGACGCATGGGGGAAGAAAGGACTAGAACAAGATGGCCATCTGACCAAACGGTTTTGGGGGAAGCCATCTGACACTCCGAAGGAGACTAATCAGTCTATCAGATAGGTTGAGCGGCGCAGAGCAGTCGCCATATATAAAGTGGAGCGGGCTCCTGTTCAAAAGCTTTCTAGCTCTGCTCACTGGTTGTTTTCCTGCTCGTGCATCCGTCATTCGTGCTAtacctgttgggaaacgtagcatgcaatttcaaaaaaaaatcctacgatcacgtaagatctatctaggagatgcatagcaacgagagggggagagcgtgtccacgtaccctcgtagaccgaaagaggaagcgttagtttaacgcggttgatgtagtcgaacatcttcgcgatccaaccgatcaagtaccgaacgtacggcacctccgagttctacacacgttcagctcgatgacgttcctcgaactcttgatccagcaaagtgtcgagggagagttccgtcagcacggcggcgtggtgacggtgatggtgaagtgatccgcgcagggcttcacctaagcactacgaagatatgaccggaggcgtaaactgtggagggggcgccgcacacggctaacaattgttggtctCTTCTAGCGGCGCCCACCCCCccaacatatatataggtgggagagggagaggggctgcaaggggcgccccaagtagggtaatcctacttgggtgcctcctccaagtcggcctccccccttccatatccattggagggggaaggaaagagagggaggaggggaggaaagggggaggccgaaccctcccctttcct
This DNA window, taken from Triticum aestivum cultivar Chinese Spring chromosome 1D, IWGSC CS RefSeq v2.1, whole genome shotgun sequence, encodes the following:
- the LOC123180375 gene encoding putative TrmH family tRNA/rRNA methyltransferase — translated: MAAAAAASGATAAVESVVVVHNVAKRHNVGTLARSATAFGVAEVVVVGRRDVSAFGSHGSTSHLRFRHFTSLATACAYLKDERGCDICGVEITDDALPVTAHPFRRSTAFLFGNEGTGLSQKECEVCDFFVYIPQYGGGTASLNVTVAASIVLHHFGVWAGFPERGREGSKFVVAEKPKGQSRGLYCSDSIEDVIEERKARRENACDIFEENGSSHPQESNGLGMMFTE